Part of the Actinomycetota bacterium genome, CGGCCAGGACTAGTCCGCGCACGTCAGGCCGCCGGACAGGGACTGATGCGGCGGGACGGCGACGACGACTGCTCCTGCTGGGCCCCCTGGACCGGCTGCTGCCGGACGAAGTCCTCAAATCTGGAACCCAGCACCAGGCGCAGTTCGGTCCCTCCGGAGCGGACCCTTGCCCTGGGAATGATGGCCGCCAGCCGGTCTGCGTCAGGGAGCATGGGCTTCGGGGCGATGACCTCCGTCTCTCGCTGCACAGTCGTGACGGTCTCGTAGCGCACGACGTCGAATCCCTTCTCGTCCAGTGACCTCGCGACGCTCGCCGCCAGGCCCTTGCCGGACGCGTCCTCAACCGCGACCTTGACCGCCGCCTGCGCCTGTGGGCCAGACTCGTTTCGCAACCTAGCGAACAGAGCCTCCGCGGCGCTGCGGTCCATCAGGACCACCGACTCCTGGTTGATGGTGGTCTCGCGTCCTGGCACCGTCAACGTCGTCAGCTGATCCACCCCCACCCGTCTGACCTTGAGGGCGAACTGCGCCATCTCGTTGAGGCTGAATCCCTGATCGACCGTGACGTTCTGCGCGAATGCACGGCCCAGGGCCCGAACCCGGTCCGGGCGGCCCAGGATCTGCGGGCGCCCGACCTTCGCCACG contains:
- a CDS encoding LCP family protein, with translation FRLRAGPNHLDGNAALSFVRARYATGSGDFGRIQRQQQFLKAVVAKVGRPQILGRPDRVRALGRAFAQNVTVDQGFSLNEMAQFALKVRRVGVDQLTTLTVPGRETTINQESVVLMDRSAAEALFARLRNESGPQAQAAVKVAVEDASGKGLAASVARSLDEKGFDVVRYETVTTVQRETEVIAPKPMLPDADRLAAIIPRARVRSGGTELRLVLGSRFEDFVRQQPVQGAQQEQSSSPSRRISPCPAA